One window of Triticum dicoccoides isolate Atlit2015 ecotype Zavitan chromosome 5A, WEW_v2.0, whole genome shotgun sequence genomic DNA carries:
- the LOC119299068 gene encoding uncharacterized protein LOC119299068 has protein sequence MADAGGERPDWGTDLVEQARQIAAGTFVRGCAGVQRGAPSAGDLEKAGAGRSGAVQPDAPALANSGEAQKVEAGSGEAQKVEKVEAGSGEEEAEQKQEEEDLVGNKRKWDKTGFYPYESDEDEPYEYESGDDVVEGNFESFEEKEVLKIRAQGPAKYYNWRNGKYRCPYCSKPKPRSGLLEHLMEHCRATSISSHDYRIIGQHKALLKVLRNPDL, from the exons ATGGCGGACGCAGGAGGCGAGCGCCCCGATTGGGGCACAGATCTGGTGGAGCAGGCGCGGCAGATCGCTGCGGGCACCTTTGTGAGGGGGTGTGCCGGCGTCCAGCGCGGTGCTCCCTCCGCTGGAGATCTGGAGAAGGCGGGGGCGGGCCGCAGCGGCGCGGTCCAGCCAGATGCGCCCGCTCTGGCCAACTCCGGTGAGGCGCAGAAGGTGGAGGCGGGCTCTGGCGAGGCGCAGaaggtggagaaggtggaggccggctccggcgaggaggaagcggagcaGAAG caggaggaggaggatcttgtGGGCAACAAGAGGAAGTGGGACAAGACTGGGTTCTACCCATATGAGTCTGATGAAGATGAGCCGTACGAG TATGAATCTGGAGATGATGTGGTCGAGGGGAACTTCGAGTCCTTTGAAGAGAAGGAGGTGTTGAAGATCAGGGCCCAAGGACCTGCCAAGTACTACAACTGGAGGAATGGAAAGTACCGGTGCCCCTACTGCAGCAAGCCCAAGCCCAGGTCTGGGTTATTGGAGCATCTGATGGAACATTGCCGGGCTACATCGATCTCCAGTCATGACTACAGGATCATTGGTCAGCATAAGGCGCTCCTGAAGGTCCTGAGAAACCCTGACCTGTAG